From Thalassoglobus sp. JC818, one genomic window encodes:
- a CDS encoding MoxR family ATPase, translated as MNDQELDALQAEANDFKQTYESVCAEISKVIVGQERVIEAALTAIICGGNVLLEGVPGLGKTELIKAMSEVLDLEFRRIQFTPDLMPADIIGTNMMQADEHGRYQFEFRPGPIFTQLLLADEINRATPKTQSALLETMQEGTVTTGGTIHRLEQPFFVMATQNPLEQEGTYPLPEAQLDRFLFKIDVPFVSRTELNEIVNRTILRQRVELQKLLDGPRILHLRTVLNKVVVAEPIRDFACRLVLSTHPETEFSPEGVKKFIRWGASPRAAQALIKAGRLRALSQGRSHLSFDDVRYFADEVLKHRTLLNYDGQAENVEVGDLIDECLTTLPEQAA; from the coding sequence ATGAACGATCAGGAACTTGACGCACTCCAGGCGGAGGCCAATGACTTCAAACAGACTTATGAGTCGGTCTGCGCCGAGATCAGCAAGGTGATCGTCGGTCAGGAACGCGTCATCGAAGCAGCCCTGACGGCAATTATCTGCGGCGGAAACGTGCTGCTGGAAGGTGTTCCGGGTTTAGGAAAAACGGAACTGATCAAAGCGATGTCTGAAGTTCTGGATCTGGAATTTCGACGAATTCAGTTCACTCCCGACCTCATGCCGGCGGACATCATTGGTACGAACATGATGCAGGCTGATGAACATGGCCGGTATCAATTCGAATTCCGCCCTGGACCAATTTTCACTCAGCTGCTGCTCGCCGATGAAATCAACCGAGCCACTCCAAAAACACAGTCAGCCCTGCTGGAAACAATGCAGGAAGGGACAGTCACAACCGGAGGAACGATTCACCGATTGGAACAACCGTTCTTCGTGATGGCGACTCAGAACCCACTTGAGCAGGAAGGAACCTACCCACTGCCCGAAGCTCAACTGGACCGATTCCTCTTTAAAATTGATGTCCCGTTTGTGTCGCGAACTGAACTCAACGAGATTGTGAACCGGACAATTCTTCGCCAGCGAGTCGAACTGCAAAAGCTTTTGGATGGCCCTCGGATCCTGCACCTGCGAACCGTCCTGAACAAAGTTGTCGTCGCCGAACCGATTCGCGACTTCGCATGCAGACTGGTTTTGTCCACACATCCTGAAACAGAGTTCTCACCGGAAGGTGTTAAGAAATTCATCCGCTGGGGAGCCTCCCCGCGTGCAGCTCAGGCGTTAATTAAAGCAGGCCGTTTGCGAGCACTGAGTCAGGGAAGAAGCCATCTATCATTCGACGACGTCCGCTATTTTGCCGACGAAGTTCTGAAACATCGAACACTCCTCAACTACGACGGACAAGCGGAGAACGTCGAAGTCGGTGATCTGATTGATGAGTGTCTGACAACACTCCCTGAACAAGCAGCTTGA
- a CDS encoding extracellular solute-binding protein: MARPLQYVLIGFLVLTLAIGWMSVARRTDEALVVYCAHDLIFASQILDDFERETGIPVVVVGDTEATKSLGLVQRLLREKDNPVCDVFWNNQVLGTVELADAGVLQPYRGSGFERIPEQFKDPDGLWVGFGGRLRVWIVNTDSFTADESKVLEAFESDDLSQMTIAMPLYGTTLTHFTILWDQWGGEETRDWYADLLKRGCQISPGNATVKNLVAEGVCKFGWTDTDDYFVGLDEGSPVAMLPIRIEGKTICIPNSVAMIKGTSKTEQAQQLVDYLLSERVELALAKSGSRQVPLGPIDEEALPEDVRELIPLAAESLNVTDSASARSECLKWLSELYTSPAQ, translated from the coding sequence GTGGCAAGACCGCTGCAGTATGTCCTCATCGGGTTTCTCGTCCTCACGCTTGCGATCGGCTGGATGTCAGTCGCTCGCAGAACTGATGAAGCACTTGTCGTCTATTGTGCGCACGACCTGATCTTCGCGAGCCAGATTCTGGATGACTTCGAACGTGAGACTGGCATTCCGGTTGTCGTTGTCGGTGACACAGAAGCCACGAAATCTCTGGGACTCGTCCAGCGGTTGCTTCGAGAAAAAGACAACCCGGTGTGCGACGTTTTCTGGAACAATCAGGTACTCGGAACCGTTGAGCTTGCCGATGCGGGAGTACTTCAACCTTATCGTGGAAGCGGCTTCGAGAGAATTCCGGAACAGTTCAAAGATCCGGACGGGCTGTGGGTCGGTTTTGGAGGTCGTTTGCGAGTCTGGATCGTCAATACAGACTCCTTCACTGCGGATGAATCGAAAGTGCTGGAAGCCTTTGAGTCGGACGACCTGTCGCAGATGACAATTGCAATGCCGCTTTACGGAACGACGCTAACCCACTTCACAATTCTCTGGGACCAGTGGGGCGGCGAGGAAACAAGAGATTGGTATGCCGACCTGTTGAAACGCGGCTGTCAGATTTCCCCAGGAAATGCGACTGTAAAGAATCTGGTTGCTGAGGGTGTTTGCAAATTCGGCTGGACCGACACAGATGACTATTTCGTCGGACTGGATGAAGGCTCCCCGGTCGCGATGCTACCGATCCGAATTGAAGGAAAGACGATCTGCATCCCGAACAGCGTGGCCATGATCAAGGGGACTTCCAAGACAGAACAAGCCCAGCAACTGGTCGACTATCTGCTCAGTGAACGTGTCGAACTCGCACTGGCGAAATCAGGTTCCCGACAGGTCCCGCTCGGCCCAATCGATGAGGAAGCTCTTCCCGAAGATGTCCGTGAACTGATTCCTCTCGCAGCTGAGTCACTGAATGTTACAGACTCCGCGAGTGCCAGAAGCGAATGTTTGAAGTGGCTGTCCGAACTGTATACATCTCCTGCTCAATGA
- a CDS encoding VWA domain-containing protein, with the protein MKVPNLLRRIFPKPRSRVGWRDALPLIIFLILYAATILTVISFDVFTFTKPLMFGLIVVSVWVWWMATCGWSGLNRWRSTQALIVRLILVGVFVAMLAEPRSVRTTDELSVVYAVDISESIHPDRVTDALTFVAKTTSQKPLQDVAGWIAFGSSAAVEVPPIQTNYGSTMSNPEEIRFNSRVDRDATNIENALSLAAAILPEDRRGRIVLISDGSETTGDLKTVLDQLNSREISVDVLPVKYQYDNETWVERLDLPQSVKIGEPYEASVVISSLQAGKGKLIIEENGEPITEDPIEITFEEGKNRIDIPIYLRSPGYYEYEATLIPEEGADGRDENNRAVGYIYVEGEGKVLIVRDPIRDDDRDYEHLARAIREGERAIEVVDSYRFPRDSLSLLPYDCVVFANVAHDAFDEVQLQALRDAVFNQGTGFLMTGGDNSFGPGGYHRTIVEEVLPVSMDITKKKVLPKGALAIILHTCEFAEGNTWAKRITKQAIKVLGNQDDVGVIAYGPGGEQWIVDLAPASQYEDMVPAINSAVIGDMPAFGPTMQIGLDGLSKSDAATKHMIIISDGDPQIPAPNLLNKFISEKISVSTIAIFPHGGIEIETLRNIANATDGRYYFPADPNELPSIFIKEAKTLKRSMIQEKDFTPDVGFPSPVLEGIDGLPPLHGFVLTSLKENALTENILFTIPEDAAEEETDPVLAIWRYGLGTTAAFTSSLSNQWARDWVDWNDYTAFVKQLLIRISRVEKTGSLRMWTYNSGGEGVIVVEDFHPEEDFLDVAAKVSGPGGTELSIPLKQVGPRRYQGTFPVNDKGQFQVTTIGKSGDREDRVHGGFIVSYSPEFLKFTSNMSTLQQIKDETAGTELSADSTAEDIYNRRTPKQSSKPIFDWFLIALACLLPLDVAVRRVQLDWSVVKSMLGFGSKKETTQTMGALLQRKKQVGEHLKSERPSKPFQPTGQKSPYLTTDAQRTAAPSKPKTEKPKNAPPKQDESTTSRLLQMKRKRSEDDDSPDQK; encoded by the coding sequence TTGAAAGTCCCAAACCTGCTCCGCCGAATCTTTCCGAAACCACGCAGCCGGGTTGGCTGGCGTGACGCGCTGCCTCTGATCATTTTTCTGATCCTGTACGCAGCGACGATTCTCACGGTGATCTCCTTCGACGTTTTCACGTTCACCAAACCGTTGATGTTCGGGCTGATCGTTGTCTCCGTCTGGGTGTGGTGGATGGCAACGTGTGGCTGGAGCGGACTGAATCGCTGGAGGTCGACGCAAGCACTCATCGTGCGTCTGATTCTCGTCGGCGTTTTCGTCGCCATGCTTGCCGAGCCGCGAAGTGTTCGCACTACCGATGAACTTTCAGTCGTTTACGCTGTTGACATCTCTGAGTCGATTCATCCTGACCGAGTGACCGATGCACTCACTTTTGTGGCCAAAACAACTTCTCAAAAACCGCTTCAGGATGTCGCTGGCTGGATCGCTTTCGGAAGCTCAGCCGCGGTCGAAGTCCCTCCCATTCAAACGAATTATGGGAGCACGATGTCGAATCCGGAGGAAATCCGATTCAACAGTCGTGTCGATCGCGATGCCACGAACATTGAAAACGCACTCTCTCTCGCTGCTGCCATTCTTCCAGAAGACCGACGCGGACGTATTGTCCTCATCAGCGATGGATCAGAAACGACCGGCGACCTCAAAACCGTTCTCGACCAGTTGAACTCTCGCGAGATTTCCGTCGACGTTCTGCCGGTGAAGTACCAGTACGACAACGAAACATGGGTTGAACGGCTTGATCTTCCGCAGTCTGTGAAGATCGGCGAACCCTATGAAGCATCGGTCGTGATCTCTTCTCTCCAAGCAGGGAAAGGGAAGTTGATCATCGAGGAAAACGGCGAACCGATCACCGAAGATCCGATCGAAATCACCTTCGAAGAAGGCAAGAATCGAATCGACATCCCGATCTATCTGAGAAGTCCCGGATACTACGAATACGAAGCGACTCTGATTCCAGAAGAAGGAGCGGACGGGCGAGACGAAAACAATCGGGCGGTCGGCTACATCTACGTTGAGGGTGAAGGCAAAGTGCTCATCGTGCGAGATCCCATTCGCGACGATGATCGGGATTACGAACATCTCGCCAGAGCGATACGAGAAGGAGAACGCGCGATCGAGGTCGTCGACTCGTACCGATTCCCTCGCGATTCCCTGTCACTGCTGCCGTATGACTGCGTCGTCTTCGCGAATGTCGCCCATGACGCCTTCGATGAAGTACAGCTACAGGCGCTGCGTGATGCCGTTTTCAATCAGGGAACCGGGTTTCTGATGACGGGTGGAGATAACAGCTTCGGCCCCGGTGGTTATCATCGGACAATCGTCGAAGAAGTCCTCCCGGTCTCGATGGACATCACCAAGAAGAAAGTCCTCCCGAAAGGTGCGCTGGCGATCATCCTGCACACGTGCGAATTCGCCGAAGGAAATACCTGGGCCAAGCGAATTACGAAGCAGGCTATCAAAGTTCTCGGAAACCAGGACGATGTCGGCGTCATCGCTTACGGTCCCGGTGGGGAACAATGGATTGTCGACCTGGCTCCTGCTTCTCAATACGAGGATATGGTACCCGCGATCAACAGCGCGGTCATTGGCGATATGCCTGCTTTCGGCCCGACAATGCAAATTGGTTTAGATGGACTGAGCAAAAGCGATGCTGCCACGAAGCACATGATTATCATTTCCGACGGAGACCCGCAGATTCCGGCTCCAAACCTGTTAAACAAATTCATCTCGGAGAAAATCAGCGTCTCAACAATCGCCATCTTCCCGCATGGCGGAATCGAAATCGAAACGCTGCGAAACATCGCTAACGCAACCGATGGTCGCTACTACTTCCCGGCCGACCCCAATGAACTTCCGTCGATTTTCATCAAGGAAGCAAAAACTCTGAAGCGAAGCATGATTCAGGAGAAAGACTTCACTCCTGACGTCGGCTTCCCTTCGCCGGTTCTCGAAGGAATCGACGGCCTCCCTCCGCTGCATGGTTTTGTTCTGACGTCTCTCAAAGAAAACGCGCTCACGGAAAACATTCTCTTCACGATCCCGGAAGATGCTGCTGAAGAAGAGACAGACCCAGTGCTCGCCATTTGGAGATACGGGTTGGGAACAACTGCCGCATTCACTTCGTCTCTCTCCAATCAATGGGCTCGCGATTGGGTAGACTGGAATGATTACACCGCGTTCGTCAAACAGCTGCTGATTCGCATTTCCCGTGTCGAAAAGACGGGAAGTCTGCGGATGTGGACTTACAACTCCGGCGGCGAAGGGGTCATTGTTGTCGAAGATTTTCATCCCGAAGAAGACTTTCTCGATGTCGCTGCGAAAGTCTCCGGACCAGGCGGAACGGAATTGTCGATTCCTTTGAAGCAGGTCGGGCCACGTCGTTATCAGGGAACATTCCCGGTGAATGACAAGGGGCAATTTCAGGTCACCACAATCGGAAAATCCGGAGACCGCGAAGACCGGGTCCATGGCGGGTTCATCGTTTCTTACTCGCCAGAGTTTCTCAAGTTCACTTCGAACATGAGCACTCTTCAGCAAATTAAAGACGAAACAGCCGGGACCGAATTGTCTGCCGATTCGACTGCTGAAGACATCTATAACCGACGAACTCCGAAACAAAGCTCCAAGCCAATTTTCGACTGGTTTCTCATCGCGCTGGCTTGTCTGTTACCGCTCGACGTCGCTGTCCGACGCGTTCAACTCGACTGGTCGGTTGTGAAATCGATGCTTGGATTCGGATCGAAAAAGGAAACGACTCAAACGATGGGAGCACTCCTGCAACGTAAGAAACAAGTGGGTGAACACCTGAAGTCGGAACGTCCTTCAAAACCATTCCAGCCCACGGGACAAAAGAGCCCATACTTGACAACTGATGCACAGCGGACCGCTGCCCCTTCGAAACCGAAGACCGAGAAACCGAAAAACGCACCTCCAAAACAGGATGAATCGACGACCAGTCGACTGCTCCAGATGAAACGAAAACGATCCGAGGACGACGACAGCCCTGACCAGAAATAG
- a CDS encoding DUF58 domain-containing protein, which yields MSTASTQFTSLLPNDVLARAEKMRLNPLRRRTNRMRGEHLSGKGGTSIEFSDYREYVPGDDMRYVDWNIFSRLNHPYLKLYAHEEEMHVAILLDSSSSMEFEGKFDLARQVAAALGVMGLMNVERVSVFKCGTTAGELPYLRPCTGRASLKKFFRFLEQTTPGGSVSIDDAVDQVLKVHSGKGIAIVLSDFLTLGDVARSFNLLFGAGLEVYALQILGPTEISPELTGDLRFVDSETNATLDVSSVGELLGMYHQHRLGLENYLASQCRKRNGRFLSVSSEDPLKTLLFDQMLRQGWIR from the coding sequence ATGTCCACTGCCTCCACTCAGTTCACATCTTTGTTGCCCAATGATGTTCTCGCACGAGCGGAGAAGATGCGACTGAACCCGCTGCGCCGTCGAACGAACCGTATGCGCGGGGAACACCTCTCCGGCAAAGGTGGCACGAGTATCGAGTTTTCGGACTATCGCGAGTACGTTCCCGGCGACGATATGCGATACGTCGACTGGAACATCTTCTCCCGACTGAATCATCCGTACTTGAAGCTTTACGCTCACGAAGAAGAAATGCACGTTGCCATTCTTCTCGATAGTTCGAGTTCCATGGAGTTCGAAGGAAAGTTCGACCTGGCTCGCCAAGTCGCAGCTGCTTTGGGTGTGATGGGACTGATGAACGTGGAGCGCGTGAGCGTGTTCAAATGCGGAACCACAGCGGGCGAACTTCCCTACTTGCGTCCCTGCACCGGTCGAGCGAGTTTGAAAAAGTTCTTTCGGTTTCTCGAGCAGACAACTCCGGGTGGTTCGGTCTCCATCGACGACGCAGTCGATCAGGTCTTGAAAGTCCATTCAGGAAAAGGCATCGCTATCGTTCTTTCCGACTTTCTGACACTTGGCGATGTCGCGCGCAGCTTCAATTTGCTGTTTGGTGCGGGGCTGGAAGTTTACGCACTACAGATCCTCGGCCCGACCGAGATTTCCCCGGAGTTGACCGGCGATTTACGTTTTGTCGACTCGGAGACGAACGCCACGCTGGACGTTTCTTCAGTCGGAGAATTGCTGGGGATGTACCACCAGCATCGGCTTGGACTCGAGAATTACCTGGCGTCGCAGTGCCGCAAGCGGAACGGACGGTTCCTCTCCGTTTCCAGTGAAGATCCATTGAAGACTCTGTTATTCGATCAAATGTTGCGACAAGGTTGGATCAGATAA
- a CDS encoding ATP-binding cassette domain-containing protein, with product MGIELWNLENVQLGHSRSPRLAIHELSIPSGVTAVIGPSGAGKTSLLNLLVEFESPDRGEVRASDSVQRESKRRLGVGWVPADFGLWPLMSVRDHLQLVSQDSQLTSTNQKSSAQTVDELLQTFDLSHLGERTPDSLSMGERARLAVARSLAMQPFVHVMDEPFTHVDPERVDLYWRVLREALKRSGSSLIFSTHSPSVVLREADFVICIQDGQVAWSGPPHELYYRPENKSLANLLGPVNWFTSDEQSTWLSAENGNQCLRPEQVALQADDSSPLSVEKTWNVGQHHQSEIQHRETNEVRTIYHQPSSGTFASGTRVRLSLMLFAFLSLLIPLLSGCGQSDAQEPELAIRSAKMSPLPNEGPMLPAPRGMTFSPRGDLFILDDAGRVLMFDQVGDLVRKWWMPEYDVGKPEGAWVLLDGRIAVADTHYNRITFFNVEGELLGTLGEFGRGPGQFIYTVAVTQNPDGFLYVAEYGGNDRVQKFTHSGEFVTEFGEVGTENGQFQRPSGLVWHEGTLYVADAINNRIQAFDPDGKFLRVVADAQTAGLYYPYDLAKGPDGSLFVAEYGAGRISRISTDGKVLGRYGHEGRGEGQFWTPWGIAVNHDGKIAVADTGNRRVVELQY from the coding sequence ATGGGAATCGAACTCTGGAATCTGGAGAACGTTCAATTGGGGCACTCTCGTAGCCCTCGTCTGGCAATTCATGAGCTTTCCATTCCGAGTGGAGTAACTGCGGTGATCGGCCCTTCCGGGGCAGGAAAAACGTCTCTGTTGAACCTGCTGGTTGAGTTTGAATCTCCCGACCGCGGAGAGGTGCGTGCTTCCGATTCCGTGCAACGAGAGTCCAAACGTCGTCTGGGTGTTGGATGGGTTCCGGCTGACTTCGGTCTCTGGCCACTGATGAGTGTCCGTGATCATCTACAACTTGTTTCACAAGACTCTCAACTAACGTCGACTAATCAGAAGTCATCTGCTCAAACCGTCGATGAACTTCTGCAGACGTTTGATCTGTCACATTTGGGCGAACGCACACCTGACTCGTTGTCGATGGGAGAGCGGGCGCGACTGGCTGTTGCAAGAAGTCTGGCGATGCAGCCATTTGTGCATGTGATGGACGAACCGTTCACGCATGTTGATCCAGAACGCGTTGATCTCTATTGGAGGGTGCTGCGTGAAGCACTCAAACGCTCCGGCAGTTCACTGATTTTCTCCACGCATTCTCCGTCGGTGGTTCTGCGAGAAGCGGACTTCGTCATCTGTATTCAAGATGGCCAGGTCGCATGGTCGGGACCGCCTCACGAGTTGTATTATCGTCCCGAGAACAAATCGCTTGCGAATCTGCTCGGACCAGTCAACTGGTTCACCAGCGATGAACAATCGACTTGGTTGTCAGCTGAGAACGGAAACCAGTGTCTGCGTCCGGAACAGGTTGCTCTCCAGGCAGACGACTCGTCTCCGCTGTCGGTCGAGAAAACCTGGAACGTCGGCCAGCATCATCAATCTGAGATTCAACATCGAGAGACCAACGAAGTCCGTACGATTTATCATCAGCCGTCGTCTGGCACATTCGCGTCGGGAACACGTGTTCGTCTCAGTCTGATGCTCTTCGCTTTCCTGTCGCTTCTGATTCCACTTTTATCAGGATGCGGCCAATCGGACGCACAAGAACCAGAGCTCGCCATCCGCTCTGCGAAGATGTCACCGCTTCCGAATGAAGGGCCGATGCTCCCAGCTCCGCGAGGAATGACCTTCAGCCCTCGTGGAGATTTGTTCATTCTCGATGATGCAGGTCGAGTTCTCATGTTCGACCAAGTCGGAGACCTCGTCCGTAAATGGTGGATGCCGGAATACGACGTCGGAAAACCAGAAGGGGCCTGGGTGCTGCTGGATGGACGCATCGCGGTCGCGGACACACACTACAATCGTATTACGTTCTTCAATGTCGAGGGAGAACTGCTCGGCACGCTTGGAGAGTTCGGGCGAGGTCCGGGCCAGTTCATTTACACGGTTGCCGTCACACAGAATCCGGATGGTTTTCTGTATGTCGCAGAGTATGGCGGCAACGATCGCGTCCAGAAGTTCACGCACTCCGGAGAGTTTGTCACTGAGTTCGGAGAAGTCGGCACCGAAAACGGACAGTTTCAGCGACCGAGCGGCCTCGTTTGGCACGAAGGGACGCTTTACGTCGCCGATGCCATCAACAATCGGATTCAGGCATTCGACCCGGACGGAAAATTTCTGCGTGTCGTTGCAGATGCGCAAACAGCTGGGCTCTACTATCCGTATGACTTGGCAAAAGGACCAGACGGGTCATTGTTCGTGGCTGAGTACGGAGCTGGTCGTATTTCCCGGATTTCGACCGACGGAAAAGTTTTGGGTCGTTATGGACACGAAGGACGGGGGGAAGGACAATTCTGGACCCCATGGGGAATTGCAGTAAACCATGACGGCAAGATCGCCGTTGCTGATACCGGAAACCGTCGAGTTGTGGAACTACAGTATTGA
- a CDS encoding DUF1501 domain-containing protein, which yields MNGLPYLSRRDMLQRSGQGLGMLGLASLLGESGTARGASESRSPMAPKASHFPGKAKHVIHIFCNGGPSHVDTFDPKPKLTEWAGKELPMENLKTERKTGAALASPYEFRQYGESGIPVSELFKNVAESIDDICVVRSMHADVPNHEPSLMLMNCGDGRLIRPSFGSWLTYGLGTENQNLPGFIAMCPGGYPITETANWRSAFLPGVYQGTYLDTNRKGVDELISNIRNEQLSLEQQRHQLNFVQELNRQHLSERGHDPKLESRIHSLELAYRMQIEASDAFDLSREPEHIHQMYGEGVHARQCLMARRLVERGVRFVQLWHGAGQPWDNHDDLEQNHRRLAGQLDQPLGALLKDLKQRGLLDETLVLWGGEFGRTPVVELPTPGANQGKQNGRDHNHHGFTVWMAGGGVKGGTVYGATDEFGFRAVENRVHVHDLHATMLHLLGFDHERLTYRYSGRDFRLTDVHGHVVEDIIA from the coding sequence ATGAATGGTCTTCCCTATCTTTCCCGACGTGACATGTTGCAGCGTTCCGGTCAAGGACTCGGAATGCTCGGGCTCGCTTCGCTTCTCGGAGAATCAGGCACAGCCCGCGGGGCGTCAGAGAGCCGTTCGCCCATGGCCCCTAAAGCGTCGCACTTCCCGGGGAAAGCGAAGCACGTCATTCACATCTTCTGTAATGGCGGACCGTCTCACGTCGATACGTTCGACCCCAAACCGAAGCTGACGGAATGGGCCGGCAAAGAATTGCCGATGGAGAATCTGAAGACCGAGCGGAAAACCGGAGCTGCTCTGGCGTCGCCGTATGAGTTTCGGCAGTACGGCGAAAGTGGAATTCCTGTCAGCGAACTCTTCAAAAACGTAGCGGAATCGATCGACGACATCTGCGTCGTCCGCTCGATGCATGCAGACGTTCCCAATCACGAGCCTTCTCTGATGCTCATGAATTGTGGTGACGGGCGTTTGATTCGACCAAGCTTCGGAAGCTGGTTAACTTACGGACTCGGCACCGAAAACCAAAATCTGCCGGGATTCATCGCGATGTGCCCGGGCGGTTATCCGATCACGGAAACAGCCAACTGGCGTTCCGCGTTCTTGCCCGGTGTCTATCAGGGAACCTACCTCGACACGAATCGCAAAGGGGTTGATGAGCTGATCTCAAACATTCGGAACGAGCAGCTCTCACTCGAACAGCAGCGACACCAACTCAATTTCGTGCAAGAACTGAATCGACAACATCTTTCCGAGCGTGGGCACGATCCGAAACTCGAATCGCGCATTCACTCTTTAGAGCTTGCTTACCGCATGCAGATCGAAGCTTCCGACGCGTTCGATCTCTCTCGTGAACCGGAACACATTCATCAAATGTACGGAGAAGGGGTTCACGCCCGACAGTGCTTGATGGCTCGACGACTCGTCGAACGAGGTGTCCGTTTCGTTCAACTCTGGCACGGGGCAGGGCAACCCTGGGACAATCACGATGACCTCGAACAGAATCATCGCCGCTTGGCAGGTCAACTCGACCAGCCGCTCGGAGCGCTTTTGAAAGACCTGAAGCAGCGCGGACTGCTCGATGAAACGCTCGTTCTGTGGGGAGGAGAATTTGGACGGACTCCTGTCGTCGAACTTCCCACACCTGGCGCAAATCAAGGAAAGCAAAACGGACGAGACCACAACCACCACGGCTTCACGGTCTGGATGGCAGGCGGGGGTGTCAAAGGTGGCACCGTCTACGGAGCGACCGACGAATTTGGGTTCCGCGCCGTCGAAAATCGCGTCCATGTCCATGATTTGCACGCGACGATGCTGCACCTGCTCGGTTTTGATCACGAACGTTTGACGTACCGCTATTCCGGTCGCGATTTCCGGCTGACCGACGTGCACGGGCACGTTGTCGAGGACATTATCGCGTAG
- a CDS encoding prolyl oligopeptidase family serine peptidase, which yields MKTLKPVIALAVVFAFGLTGLTFAEEEFEALFESRKHQAENGHELNYRLMSPEKVEDGQKYPLVLFLHGAGERGNDNAAQLVHVVEELASPEMRKRNPCFVLAPQCPEGQKWVEIDWSKPSSTMPEEPSKPLGATSEVIDSLLENLPVDPDRVYVCGLSMGGYGTWDCVQRWPDRFAAGIPICGGGDPAYAERFTNVPIWVFHGDADRAVPVKRSREMVSKLQELNGNVVYTEYPGVGHDSWTQTAQNRLTWDWLFAQSRP from the coding sequence GTGAAAACTCTCAAACCTGTGATCGCTTTAGCTGTTGTCTTTGCGTTCGGATTGACCGGACTCACATTCGCAGAAGAAGAATTCGAAGCTCTCTTCGAATCGCGTAAGCATCAAGCTGAGAACGGACATGAATTGAACTATCGCCTCATGTCTCCCGAAAAAGTCGAAGACGGTCAGAAATACCCACTGGTTCTGTTTCTGCACGGAGCAGGTGAACGAGGAAACGACAACGCTGCTCAGTTGGTTCATGTCGTGGAAGAACTGGCTTCACCGGAAATGCGAAAGCGAAACCCCTGCTTCGTTCTCGCTCCTCAATGTCCTGAAGGCCAGAAATGGGTCGAAATCGACTGGAGCAAGCCCAGCAGCACCATGCCGGAAGAACCTTCCAAACCACTCGGCGCGACGAGCGAAGTCATCGACTCACTGCTTGAGAACTTGCCAGTTGATCCCGATCGAGTCTACGTTTGCGGTCTCTCCATGGGCGGATATGGAACATGGGACTGCGTTCAGCGATGGCCGGATCGATTCGCAGCCGGCATTCCCATTTGTGGCGGAGGCGACCCTGCGTACGCGGAACGTTTCACGAATGTCCCCATCTGGGTCTTTCATGGAGATGCTGACCGGGCAGTGCCTGTCAAACGTTCACGCGAGATGGTTTCGAAACTGCAGGAACTGAATGGAAACGTGGTTTACACCGAGTATCCAGGAGTCGGTCACGACAGCTGGACACAGACAGCACAGAATCGACTGACATGGGACTGGTTGTTCGCGCAGTCGCGTCCTTAA